Proteins co-encoded in one Blastocatellia bacterium genomic window:
- the sucC gene encoding ADP-forming succinate--CoA ligase subunit beta, translating into MKIHEYQAKALLKRYGVTVPEGDVADTPEAARALAEKLGQKVVVKAQIHAGGRGKAGGIRVAASPDEAYEIARQMLGMKLVTAQTGPAGREVRRVLVEQALRLKREFYLGIIIDRAARRPVFMASPAGGMDIEQVAATTPELIFKEYISPSLGFQSFQARKLAFALGLPPELIGPATAFMQALYRAFVDLDASLVEVNPFLLTEDGKLYALDAKITFDDNALFRHPEYAALRDLHEEEPLEVEASRYELNYIKLNGTIGCMVNGAGLAMATMDIIKQAGAEPANFLDVGGSATTTRVENAFRILLSDPNVRAVLINIFGGIVRCDIVAEGVIEAAKKIGVRLPIVVRLEGTNVERARELLAQSGLPLTVATGMKDAAEKVAALARQA; encoded by the coding sequence ATGAAAATCCACGAATATCAGGCCAAGGCACTGTTAAAGCGATATGGAGTGACTGTTCCCGAGGGTGATGTTGCCGACACGCCCGAGGCGGCTCGCGCTCTGGCTGAGAAACTCGGCCAGAAGGTTGTGGTGAAAGCGCAGATCCATGCTGGGGGCCGGGGCAAAGCCGGAGGTATCAGAGTCGCTGCCTCACCGGATGAAGCCTATGAGATCGCCCGCCAGATGCTGGGAATGAAACTGGTGACGGCGCAAACCGGACCGGCGGGGCGGGAGGTTCGCCGCGTGCTCGTTGAACAGGCCCTCCGTCTGAAGCGCGAGTTTTACCTGGGAATCATCATTGATCGAGCCGCTCGACGGCCTGTTTTCATGGCCAGCCCCGCCGGGGGAATGGATATCGAGCAGGTCGCTGCCACGACGCCGGAACTGATCTTCAAAGAATACATCTCTCCGAGCCTCGGATTTCAATCCTTCCAGGCGCGGAAGCTAGCCTTTGCGCTGGGATTGCCTCCGGAATTAATCGGACCGGCGACCGCCTTTATGCAAGCTCTTTATCGCGCCTTCGTTGATCTCGATGCCTCATTGGTCGAGGTCAATCCCTTCTTGCTCACGGAAGATGGGAAGCTTTATGCGCTCGATGCCAAGATCACCTTCGATGATAATGCGCTCTTTCGCCATCCGGAATACGCCGCTTTGCGCGATCTCCATGAAGAAGAACCGCTCGAAGTCGAGGCGTCCAGGTACGAGCTGAATTACATCAAGCTCAACGGTACGATTGGGTGCATGGTTAATGGGGCAGGGCTGGCCATGGCCACGATGGACATCATCAAGCAAGCGGGAGCTGAGCCCGCCAATTTCCTCGACGTGGGAGGAAGTGCGACCACGACCCGGGTGGAGAATGCCTTCCGTATTCTTCTGTCGGATCCGAATGTTCGGGCCGTCTTGATTAACATTTTCGGTGGCATTGTCCGGTGCGACATCGTGGCTGAGGGTGTCATTGAGGCAGCCAAAAAGATCGGCGTCAGGTTGCCCATCGTTGTGCGGCTGGAAGGAACGAATGTGGAACGAGCCCGCGAGCTGCTGGCTCAATCCGGGCTTCCGTTGACTGTGGCGACGGGAATGAAGGATGCTGCCGAAAAGGTCGCAGCTCTGGCCCGGCAGGCATGA